The segment GGCCTGACTATGTGCCGACGATCAATGGCTCAGTATGCATACGATACATAGTTCAATCTGTATGCGATATATGGTGCAATCTGTATACGATAGGCGGTGTCGTCCTCCGAAGTGCCAGGCACGGCACCTGTTTCTAACCCGCGAAGGGATGTCTCATGCCCCGACGAGCCTTGGACCACTCAACTCGATCCCGATACGTGCCGAGGCGTATCGACGCCACACTTCGTGCCGAACTCAGCACCTGGCCGGCCGTGGTGATCAGCGGACCTCGGGGAGTAGGAAAGACCACCACGGCGCTACGGGTCGTCGAGTCGGCGATCGACCTTTCGCAGCCGCAAGAGCGGTCTGTGTTCATACTGGACCCGGAGGCAGCCCTCCGTGCGGCTCCGAAGCCAGTCCTGATTGACGAATGGCAACAGGCCCCAGATGCTCTGCGGGTGGTCAAGAAGCTGATCGATCAGGACTCGATGAGCGGCTTCGTCATCGCCGGATCTTCTCGGATCAGGACGGATGGTCACGATGACAGCTATCAATGGCCGCTATTGCACCGGGCCGTCACCCTGGAAATGCATCCGCTCACGGTGGCCGAAAAGCGAGGTAATCCACTTCACTCCTTCGTGAGTCGACTCGCCGACATCCGCTCGGGCTCCGCGCCCGTCACAGCATTCGGCCTGTACGACTACATCGACATCGCCATGGAGGGGGGTTATCCCGCCTACCTACAGGTCGAGGATCCGGCTCGCCGGCGCGCGCAGATAGAGAGCGCCCTCCGCGACGTCGTGCGGCTAGATGCCGCGACCGGACGAATGGACCACCGGAAGATGCTCGACTTCCTGAACGTCTACGCTGCCAACTCGTCGGAGATGATCAACCAGACAACGCTTGCAGAGCGCGCCGACATCGCGCGGGCGTCGGCCGAGAAGTACGAGCAGGCTCTTCACAACTGCTACGTCGTTTCACAAGTTCCCGCCTGGCATCGGACCCTCTCAAGCCGGTTCGCGAAGCGGTCCAAGCGCTTCGTCAACGACCCGGGGATGTGGGCTGCGATGCTGGGCGTGGGACCGGAGGACGTCCGTCGCGACGCCAAGCTTGTGGGCAACCTCATGGAGACCTTCGTGGTGTCACAGCTACGGGCGCAGCGCGACGCTTCCAGCCAGGACTTCGACCTCTACCACTACCGGGATCAGGCGAAGCGGGAGATCGACCTGCTCCTGGAGAACCGCCGCGACCGCAGCGTGATAGCGGTCGAGGTCAAGTCTTCGAGCACAGTCACCCGCCGTGACGCACGCCACCTGGAGTGGCTACGCGACGAGTTGGACACCGACGCCCGAAGCTGGTTCCCCAGGCTCGACCGCGGGGTGATCCTCTACTCCGGGCCGACCGTCGTCGAGATCAGCGATCGCGTCTGGGCCGCGCCAGTCTCCCTACTGTGGGAGTGATGTTGCGCCCTATAGGGCTGGAGGCCGGCGCCCGCGACGAATCCGGCAAGATGAGGTCCGCAGGCCAGAGGGGGAATGGGTGAGCGGTCGGATGACCTTCCTTCGCGGGTCATATGGAGTTGGGGTATTCACCTAAGTGTCCACGAAGCGGGTCAACCGTTGCGGAGCTTGCCGGTTTGTGCAGCCGTACCCAACTGATCGATGACAGTTACAAGAACGGTCGAAGAACCTCCAGCAGGCCGTCGGGGTTGTCAACCGGGATGACGTGGGTGCTGTTCTCGACCTGGACCAGGTTTGCGTTGGTCATGCGGCTGGCCATGTCGGCCATGACATCGTGGTTCACGAAGCTGTCGGCTGCGTGGACCAGTAGGGCCGGGGTCGCCATGCCTTCCAGCCGTTCCCAGTGGTCGTCGGAGCGGAAGGGCCAGCGTTCGAAGAAGTAGGGGTCGTGCTTGGGTGCCAGCCGCCCGCCGTCGACCGGTCCGAAGCTGGTCAACGCGGTCAGCTCCAGCATCTCCTCGGGGGCATTGGGGAAGGCGAACCCGAGGCCGGTCCGTACATCGCCGTGGTCGGCGTGGCTGGTGGGTCGGGGGAAGAGGTCGGTCTCGCTCTGGGCGAACGACGCCTCCACGTCCACCACCACGATGCTTCCGACCCGGTCGGGGTTCTCCGCCGCGTACTGGATGGCTACCAGGGCGCCCCAGGAGGAACCCATCAGGTCGACGCGGTCCTCGCCGAGGGACTCGATGAGGACTCCCAGGTCCGCAACATGGTCGGAGGTCGTGTAGTTATGGTCCGGTGACCACTGGCTCTCGCCGTAGCCGCGGAAATCGAGGGCCACCACCCGTCGCCGGTCACCGATACCGGCCGCCACTGCCCTCCAGTTCCAGGCGTTGCCGATCACGCCATGCATGCATATCAGCGCCGTTCCCTCACCTCCGTAGTCCAGGTAGTGCAGGCGATTGCCTTGGGAACCGGTCGTGTATCCATGTCGGACGCTCGGCGTCTCCATGTGTCTCCTCCTTGGATGAATGGCGGACGGGCTCGTTGCTCGCTTCGGTGAGTTTGATCATATCCATGGCATCCGTTGGCCATCACAGCGGCGCGGCCCAGGTTCCGAGCCGGATTATTACCACCACCAATATCAATTCGGCTAGTGTTGGAGCATAGACCGGCATCGAGAAGGTGGTCCGTATGGGAGTGCTAGACGGCAAGGTGGTCGTAATCACCGGCGGGGCTCGCGGCATCGGCCGCGCCTATGCCCTCGGTGTCGCCGCGGAGGGAGCCAGCGTGGTGATTGCCGACCTGCTGGACGGCTCGCCGGTGGTCGATGAACTGGCCGGCTCCGGCAGTGAGGCCCTGTCCGTCACGACCGACGTGAGCGACGAGGCATCCACGGTGGCCATGGCGGAAGCGGCCATGGACAGGTTCGGGCGGATCGACGTGCTCATCAACAATGCCGCCATGTTCTCCGAGACCACCCGGGGGCCCTTCACGGACCTCACCGTGGCCGAATGGGATCGCACCTTCGAGGTCAACGTCCGCGGCGTCTGGCTGTGTACCAAGGCGGTGTACCCGCATATGGCGGCCCAGGGATCGGGCAAGATCATCAACATCGCCTCCAATACCTGTTACAAGGGAACCCTCGGCTTCCCCCATTACGTGGCCAGCAAGTCCGCCCTACTGGGCCTCACCAGGTGCCTGGCTAATGAGCTGGGTCCCGAGGGCATCACGGTCAACACGGTTTCGCCGGACCTCATCCCCAACCCGGACCTCCGTCCCACGGACGCCACCAGCGACCCGTTCGTGGTGTCGGGCCGGGCCATCCGGCGCACCCAGGAGGCTGACGACATGGTGGGAACGATCATCTACCTGAGCTCCCCGGCGTCCGACTTCGTCACCGGCCAGAGCCTGCTGGTCAACGGCGGCGCCTTCTTCCTCTGAACGTGTACCCAGGATCCGAACCGGAAGGCAGGTGAGAATGGCCAAGCCGAGCATGCAGGACCTAGCCGATCCGTTCGTACCCGAGCGCGACTCCAAGTGGTACCGGGCCATGTGGCACTTCTGGCATCCCGTCGCTTACAGCGGCGATGTCGTAGAGGGCGAGATGTTGCAGGGTCAACTTCTCGGCGAGCGCATCCTCCTCGTCCGCCACGAAGGGACGGTGCGAGCGTTCATGGATGTCTGCCGGCACAAGGGAGCGGCGCCCTCGCTCGGCTGGATCGAGAACGGCTGCATCAACTGCCCCTACCACGGTTGGTCCTACGACATGGAGGGCAACCTGGTCAACATCCCCTCCCGTCCCGAGCTCAACGGGATACTGAAGGTCAATCTGGAGCGTTACTTGTGCCGGGAGGGCGCGGGGCTGATCTGGGTCTCGCTGGTCGATGAGCCATGGGGCGATCCTCCCGGCCTGGCCGAGTGGGACGACCCCGACATGCACTGGCAGTCACCCGCCTACTACGACTGGAAGACCAGCGCGCCACGCCGTCTCGAGAACTTCGTCGACTTCTCGCACTTCCCGTTCGTCCACGAGAACATCCTTGGAACCAGGGACAAGGCCGAGGTGGAGGACCACGAGGTCTGGCGGGAGGGGCAGATGCTCCGCTTCGACCGCTACGTCGTGGAACCCAACGACGACACGATGAAGGGGATCCTCGGGATATCCGACGACATCGTCACGGTGCTCAACCGCTACTACCTGAGCCTCCCGGGCACGATCTATCTCCTGCGGATCTTCCCCAACGGCAAGCGCTACGGGCTCTACATGGTCTCCGCGCCCACCGGGCCGGCCACCTGCCGCAACTTCTGGCACATCGGCTCGGATTTCGCGCAGACCGATGAGGACCTGGCCTTCCTCATCGATTTCGAACTGATGGTGCTGGATCAGGATCAGCCCGTGGTCGAGTCCCAGTGGCCCGAGCATTTGCCTGACCTGCTCAGCGCCGAGATGTACATCAAGGTGGCCGACGACGTCACCCTCGCCTACCGCTCATGGCTGTTCGAGCTGGCAGCCGACTTCATGAACGAGTAGCGGGAAGGGGAGAGGACGCCGGCGGAGAGCCGGGAATCTAGACCACTAGCCGCACGAAAGGAATGGAGGGCTCATGGGCATGCTCGACGGCCAAGTCGTAATAGTGACCGGCGGTGCCGGCGGAATAGGCAGCGCCTACTGCCGAGGCCTGGCCGCGGAGGGCGCATCTCTTGTAGTGGCGGATCTCGCCGACGGCTCGGAGATGGTGGCTGAGGCGGAGGAGATGGGCGCCCGAGCCATCTCGGTGGAGGTCGACGTGAGCGACGTAGCCTCGACCGAGGCGATGGCCGCCGCCACCGTTGACGCCTTCGGGAAGATCGACGCGCTGGTGAACAACGCCGCCTTCTACCTGACGCTCACCCAAGGCCCGATGGAGGAGATCTCGCCCGAGGAGTGGGATCGGTGCTTCGAGGTGAACGTCAAGGGACCCTGGCTGTGTGCCCGGGCGGTTGCGCCCACGATGAGGGCGCAGGGGAGCGGGAAGATCGTCAACATCGCCTCGATGACGGTCAACGACGGTACCCCCGGATTCCTCCACTACGTGGCGTCTAAGGCGGCCATCTGGGGTCTGACCCGGTCCCTGGCCCGTGAGTTGGGCGACGATGGGATCTCCGTCAACACCCTGACGCCCGACTACATCCCCCACGATGCCGACTACGCCGCCAAGCAGCCCCATATTGACGGGCTGATCATCGGCCGCCGGGCCTTCAAGCGGTCCCAGGTGCCCGACGACATGGTCGGGACCCTCCTCTACCTGGTGAGCCCATGGTCGGACTTCGTGACCGGCCAGAACATCTGGGTCAACGGAGGCTCCGGCTTCCACTAAGACAGGCTCGCGGCCGGTGCCTCCAAGTGACCGGTCAGCGGTTCTCGTAGTCGGGGTACTTCCTCACGGTCACCGGTTGTCCTGAGGCCTTGCGGCTCCGGTACCAGGACTCGAACCGGATCATCCATTCATCGGAGCGGGCGATGATGGCCTCCTCATCAAGGAAGGTGAACTCCCCGTCCCGCATCAGGAACGTGCCATCGACCATGGTGTCCGCGGCGAGCGTGCCGGCGCACTTGGTGACGATCCAGTAGAGGAGATTCCCCGCGTTGAGGGGGTAGAGGGTGGTGTTCCGTTGCAGGTCCACCGTGATGATGTCGGCGCGCTTTCCGGCCTCGAGCGTCCCGATCTTGTCACCGAGCCGTAGCGCCTCGGCGCCCCCGATCGTGGCCATCTCGATGGGCACCCAGGGTTCGAACTGCGCTTCCTGGTCCAACGGGACTACGGAGTTGACGAGATAGGCCGTGTAGATGTTGTCGAAGATGTTGCCTGCCGGCATGTCCGTTCCCATGCCCAGCGTGACGCCGGCCTCCCGCAGCGTGGGCACGTCGGCGACGCACCCGTGGTAGGTGGCGTTGGATTGCGGGTTGTGCGAGATCGCGACTCCCGCCTCCGCGAATACCTCCGCTTCCTGGCGGTTCACCTGGTCGCAGTGGAAGAACAGGGTCCGTTCCTGGAGAAGGTTCCTGGTCTGGAGATAGGCCACCGTTCCTCCCCAGGCGGCGTACTGGGCGTCCGACATCT is part of the bacterium genome and harbors:
- a CDS encoding DUF4143 domain-containing protein; amino-acid sequence: MPRRALDHSTRSRYVPRRIDATLRAELSTWPAVVISGPRGVGKTTTALRVVESAIDLSQPQERSVFILDPEAALRAAPKPVLIDEWQQAPDALRVVKKLIDQDSMSGFVIAGSSRIRTDGHDDSYQWPLLHRAVTLEMHPLTVAEKRGNPLHSFVSRLADIRSGSAPVTAFGLYDYIDIAMEGGYPAYLQVEDPARRRAQIESALRDVVRLDAATGRMDHRKMLDFLNVYAANSSEMINQTTLAERADIARASAEKYEQALHNCYVVSQVPAWHRTLSSRFAKRSKRFVNDPGMWAAMLGVGPEDVRRDAKLVGNLMETFVVSQLRAQRDASSQDFDLYHYRDQAKREIDLLLENRRDRSVIAVEVKSSSTVTRRDARHLEWLRDELDTDARSWFPRLDRGVILYSGPTVVEISDRVWAAPVSLLWE
- a CDS encoding alpha/beta hydrolase; translation: METPSVRHGYTTGSQGNRLHYLDYGGEGTALICMHGVIGNAWNWRAVAAGIGDRRRVVALDFRGYGESQWSPDHNYTTSDHVADLGVLIESLGEDRVDLMGSSWGALVAIQYAAENPDRVGSIVVVDVEASFAQSETDLFPRPTSHADHGDVRTGLGFAFPNAPEEMLELTALTSFGPVDGGRLAPKHDPYFFERWPFRSDDHWERLEGMATPALLVHAADSFVNHDVMADMASRMTNANLVQVENSTHVIPVDNPDGLLEVLRPFL
- a CDS encoding SDR family oxidoreductase, whose amino-acid sequence is MGVLDGKVVVITGGARGIGRAYALGVAAEGASVVIADLLDGSPVVDELAGSGSEALSVTTDVSDEASTVAMAEAAMDRFGRIDVLINNAAMFSETTRGPFTDLTVAEWDRTFEVNVRGVWLCTKAVYPHMAAQGSGKIINIASNTCYKGTLGFPHYVASKSALLGLTRCLANELGPEGITVNTVSPDLIPNPDLRPTDATSDPFVVSGRAIRRTQEADDMVGTIIYLSSPASDFVTGQSLLVNGGAFFL
- a CDS encoding aromatic ring-hydroxylating dioxygenase subunit alpha encodes the protein MAKPSMQDLADPFVPERDSKWYRAMWHFWHPVAYSGDVVEGEMLQGQLLGERILLVRHEGTVRAFMDVCRHKGAAPSLGWIENGCINCPYHGWSYDMEGNLVNIPSRPELNGILKVNLERYLCREGAGLIWVSLVDEPWGDPPGLAEWDDPDMHWQSPAYYDWKTSAPRRLENFVDFSHFPFVHENILGTRDKAEVEDHEVWREGQMLRFDRYVVEPNDDTMKGILGISDDIVTVLNRYYLSLPGTIYLLRIFPNGKRYGLYMVSAPTGPATCRNFWHIGSDFAQTDEDLAFLIDFELMVLDQDQPVVESQWPEHLPDLLSAEMYIKVADDVTLAYRSWLFELAADFMNE
- a CDS encoding SDR family oxidoreductase; translated protein: MLDGQVVIVTGGAGGIGSAYCRGLAAEGASLVVADLADGSEMVAEAEEMGARAISVEVDVSDVASTEAMAAATVDAFGKIDALVNNAAFYLTLTQGPMEEISPEEWDRCFEVNVKGPWLCARAVAPTMRAQGSGKIVNIASMTVNDGTPGFLHYVASKAAIWGLTRSLARELGDDGISVNTLTPDYIPHDADYAAKQPHIDGLIIGRRAFKRSQVPDDMVGTLLYLVSPWSDFVTGQNIWVNGGSGFH
- a CDS encoding amidohydrolase family protein is translated as MILFDNCRFLISEPNPEGVIEDGWVLVDGPVIKAVGGPTDSPRAEVTVQGGEVMDCSSKLVMPGLIDTHNHLANYALNLLPGIDPSSLEYTGISECLEKFIWPAYTWVSGESTYDLTLLSMCNAIKHGTTTITSAFPFPDDTYRAGVKSRMRLIIHPQTVSNVLLGDGLDDDGYLAQTEETIRNYHNAEDGRIQVATHPHCTYSCTERLLLGCMELAEQYDVGFATHLLNCPEDREMSDAQYAAWGGTVAYLQTRNLLQERTLFFHCDQVNRQEAEVFAEAGVAISHNPQSNATYHGCVADVPTLREAGVTLGMGTDMPAGNIFDNIYTAYLVNSVVPLDQEAQFEPWVPIEMATIGGAEALRLGDKIGTLEAGKRADIITVDLQRNTTLYPLNAGNLLYWIVTKCAGTLAADTMVDGTFLMRDGEFTFLDEEAIIARSDEWMIRFESWYRSRKASGQPVTVRKYPDYENR